The following DNA comes from Caretta caretta isolate rCarCar2 chromosome 10, rCarCar1.hap1, whole genome shotgun sequence.
tataATTATATCAATTATAAATATAATTCTTGCTTCTGAATACAAGGTTCAATCAAAATTTCACTACATAAATCACAGTAAATAAGCTGATAGTTGGAAGCTATTTAGCCATAAAACCTGCAAACGAATGTGATCTCTCAGACGTTCAAACCACAAAGAACATCTTTTTAGTCAGTTCCCCAGTCTTGCAATAAAATCTCATGATTCAGAATTAGGATATTTGGAAGACACTTGCCTttagggaaaaacaataacattaATGAAACTAGATAGGAATTCAGCATGATCTATTGTTTTAGCTGTAAAACAAAGTAGTATATGTTCTTAGTGGGGTCTTTTTAAACTGGTACTGTAGAGAATTTTGTgtagatcagtgatactcagacctcagtggttcaggagccaaattagcaatcaacattactcAACACAGCCACAGtaatgtgaattcattgtttcatttactatagtactatatattcatatttaaacagtatgtcaagggaaatatttagttttttatatatatatatatatatatatatatatatatattatacatgcatgcatacacacacacacactctcacaccaAAATGACTAAGTATTATTATATTATCAACAGTAATTAGTTAACATAGTGAAAGCATCCTGATTAAATCACACCccattttaatatcatgtgctgcaaagcaCCGCAGGAAACACATTAAAGAGCTACTTGCGGCTCATGGGCTGCAGTCTGAGTATTACTGATATAGACCACACTAAATAGAAAGCTTCTGAACAACAGAAACATTGAAAATCCCAAACCGAAATGCTGGTATGATACCTATGAAAAAGTCTGTTTGTATTATtttcaacaaaaccaaaaacccaaaaTATCTGTTTCATGGTTAGGAGCAAGTGTAGCTTTGCCCTTCAGGAAAATATAAAATTTCTTACCTTACTAAATTTGTCATTGCTAGAATCTCTGGATCATTTTTGTATGGTTTAGCCTACACAGAACAGAAACCATAATAAGTACATTtaggtagggggaaaaaaaaaaaaaaaaaaggtatttatGCCAATTTCCCTACTaaactggaaaagcagcagctAAGCCGACTCGTGCACATTTATAAAGTATACCTCCTGAGAGTCAAATGGATTTATTCCGGACTTCATCAGCATGTTTGCTAGGACCAAATATTTTAAGCAAGTGGTTCTTCTAGGACTCCCTGATTCATCATAATTCTTGAATGCTTCAAAAAAGTCAGTGTGTGCCTTTTCAAATTCTCCTTCCCTTAAGTGCATTTTGCCTCCacattctgaaaagaaaacaatGATGAAAGGAGAAGCTGTGTGCTTGCAGCCATTTATCAGAACGATACTACTAAATGTACCATCCTATGTCTAAACTGATTCCTGAATATATTTTcagggttatttttaaaattcatgaaaACTGCTGAGAAAAAGCATTAGCACATCAATATAAGGCGGCTGCTTCTTTTTTGGCTTTCCAATTCAagtattattaaaaataaccaCTCCTAAGATCACACAGTAACTATAAAGGGAAGTATACCTTTGCAAGCTTTTTGTTAAAAGGTTGCAAATTAATACATTTACTCAGTTGGAATTTATCCCAatgacaaacttcaaagagactgCACAGCAACATTATCTATTTATGGGAGCTGTCCaacatatttttagaaaaacTATTTAGAAAGTCAAATGAGAAATATTGTTTTCCTTTTACTGCTCTAACTGGCAGGTTTCCTGTCAGCAGAGGAGACAAGTGATAGCCATAACCTGGTGAAAGGTGCTTTCAGAGATGGTACATGCTCTCATTACAAATCAGTCAACCTTTACTGGCCAGTAAATAGGTACTTCTAGTGAATTCTAATGCTTTTGTAGTTGCCAGTGCAATTCAATGAGATCAGATATATGGAATGTTTTCTGTAATGTATTTTcagttgaaacaaaaaaaataagaTATGTTTAAATTTATGTTAAGTGACACTGGTCTGaacaaaaggaattttaaagTAGTAATATAAAAAAAACTTGCCTCTGATGACCCCCATGATCAGTGGATGAGGAATGGCAGACTTGATGTGCAATGACTGTTCGTACAGTGctttaagttttttgttatttttctgtGCTGTATACATTTGAATTTCCAATGCATAGATTTCCAATAGCTGGGTGCCCTTTTTTAAATCATCTTCTCCATCATCAGTCTAGGAAAGAGTAATAATGAATACTGTGAATCTTGAAGTAATGCTGAGGTCACCATTCTAGTAATATAAAAGTGTGTTactaaatattttcagaaatctcTTGCCAAAAATAAGGAAGTTTCCAAATACCATATTTTTAATACAACCAGTGAAATTCAAACAATGTTCAAGGAAGCTAGCATGGACCAAGTTCTGAAGTTTTTCCACTTGGGTAAAAATACTGACTTTACTatgagttttgcttgagtaaggacttcaaGAGTTGACCTTCTGTACATTTCATATCTTATGAATTTCTTTCAGTATACACAAGTTAAAGCCACGTAACCACTGCAAGAGAGCAGTGATGTATTCATGACCATAATATTGCTAATAATAGGCCAGATTCCCAGGTGTACATCATCTTTGTTCAGCATAAAGATGGAGAAGATAGGCAAAGCCGGGGGCTAATTTGGCCAAAGCAACtggctatatatattttttccataatGAAATAAAGGCCAAAGCTTTCACCTACGGTTAAGCTTCATTTAGAATTTTTGCTTCTCTATTGatttaaatgtagtttttttcTGCCGAACAGTTTgtattaattttaataatacattAAAAGGAATAATAATTCACAAATGCTTCTCATTCCCGAACCTAAGTGAAATGCAACGATAATGCAGTTACTGTCTGATGGTTATAAAAATTCATCTTTTTACCAGCAAATAACtattttatgatttttatttCAAGTTACCAAACAGATAAGGAATGAAAACAAGCAttagatttaatttttatttacaaaTCCCAATGATATGCCATTCTCCTGGCCTGAAAACTGGATGTGAAATTAGTACTAAATACAAAGTTACAGTGAATGATTTTACAAGTAGTTTTGGGGTagtaaagtatttttttaaaatatctactgTACTGTACCTGGCATGACTGATGCAACTGACGCAAAATCTTCTGTAATTTTCCATATTCTTCTCGTTCTAAATATAATTTGCCaagctgtaattaaaaaaattaaagccatTAGGACAATTAGGATTTTAGAATTTATAAAATTAAGACTTGTAATTTAAGAAAGTTATagaaagcaaaaattaaaactaaatattatttatatattttacctTTGTGTTTGTCTTAAACCACAATCTATCATTCTTAGCATCTTTCAGAGCTTCAAGTGTTGTttcataaaattcctgaagcaaATCCATCTGGCATAAAAAATCAGAATTCTATAATTGTAAACAGCAAATTTGTACCTGTTAATATAGTCAGTTTGAACAAACTAAAAGTGCATGTTTGAACTTCAACACAAATAAGATACAGAAATCTGCATCTTATTGAACTATTACTTATAAATAGCAGAAATTGCAACTAAAATGACAAAACTTAAGCATAATAAATAATCAACATTACCATAAAATAGAAGATTTCACTGAAGTTTGGAACTGAAAAGCATTTAGAAGCACCCAGATGTAAGCTTTTAATTCAAAATAAGTTGCACAAGGTTTTAAAAACTGCAATTTTTTATTATATTAGTGAAGAACCAAAGCTACTTATCCATCTTAAGCAGATAAAATTATTGTTATGTAAGTATCTAAGAAAAATACTAATAAAAACCTAGCATTACTGTTACTGGAAACTGAAAAAGAGAGATCAACAAGGGTAAAAGGATAGGAGGGGAAGgggtcaataaaagatattttctcCCTCTTATCCAAATACTGCAtgaaataagaataaaaaaaattatgactGTTCTGCTCAGAGCAGACCAGAAGATGTTCCTGTATGGAAACAAACTGTAAAACCCAAAATTGCAGAGCGTTCAatagcatttttctttaaaatcagaTAATCTAGAAAGTTGAGAGAGAAACTTTCTGTACACCTAACGTCCAGATTATCTGCTGGGTGCAGTTGGGATACGGGCCCAGTGGCTTTCAGGTTGCAGGTATGAGTCCCGGATTCTCTCCAGTCCTAGCTCCTGGCACAACTTAGAACAGATACTCTAAACTGCCAATTCGGTATGGTCCTAAGGAACTGCCATCCTTGGAACTGCCAGAGTATATCACACTCCAGCCACTTCATCTGTCCCTCCCAGTGTGTTGCAAGAGGGAAGGAAGGCATAGAAGTCAACTCTGTGTGCTGGCGATTCTCCACATGCTGGGCATCCCCAGCTAGGAGCTCAGGGGAGCTCTCTTCTTTCTTTATGCTGCTCTATTAGCACAAAGAGAGCAGAGCTTGGCCATGAATCTGGTCCCATGTACCTAGTCTGCTTACTTTACTAGTCAGAAAGGTAGGCACATTTCTTACCGTATCCGAGTGCTAAATTAATGAGTAGAGAGAGTTATTTTAACTACAAATTACATTTGAGAACCTATTGATGGTGGTAGCCACTTTGCTGAAAAACATGTCATTTGTGACATTTAGCTGTATAGAAATCCCAGGTAAGAGATACTAAAGTAGTTTCTACCCTGCTTTAATCTTGTGTAGAGGACATTAAAGTTAAAGACATGTTATTTTTTAACATATGATCAATAAATTGTGGGGAACAATATTTAATCATACTAACAAATGTAATATTACAACTGTTCTCCAATTATACCAAGAATCAGGTTTCCAAAAGGCAAAAAATGGACAGGTGGAGGAGGACCATCAACATTAAAGGAATGGTAATCTAACCTGTTTGGAAGTGGAGATATAATCAAGAATAGAATTGATGGATTTTTCAGAGTAATTTCTTGTAACTGCACTCCGTATGTAGGTCAATAGCTGTTTATATCTGTTCATCATTTCAGGAAAGTTAGTCTGTGAGGAAAAACATGTATAATTCATAATCATGAAAAATTGTTTACTGAACATTGCCATTAGATATTAACAACTATAAATATGCACAGAAAACCCAAAAACATTACAGTAGAGAGACTATGCAGTGATGCATGTCTGTGGTTGCACTTCTGTGATTGCTCTAATTTTTCTGTCACCTATTTAGGATCACCACATTACTCATGAGTGGCACAGTCAAAAGTGAGTTAAGTGGATCTTCACAGAACAGAAGTTTAAATAGAGAAAAGTCTATTTGAGAATTAGCATGGCCACATTATTTGGTGAGAAAACATATTTCCTACCAACACATTATAGTGAATGATGTTGTGACATTCTATATCTTAGGGGAGcgtcctggaacccccatattcctcgtttttatataatcgtgatcttacatAAA
Coding sequences within:
- the COPS2 gene encoding COP9 signalosome complex subunit 2 isoform X1 encodes the protein MSDMEDDFMCDDEEDYDLEYSEDSNSEPNVDLENQYYNSKALKEDDPKAALSSFQKVLELEGEKGEWGFKALKQMIKINFKLTNFPEMMNRYKQLLTYIRSAVTRNYSEKSINSILDYISTSKQNSDFLCQMDLLQEFYETTLEALKDAKNDRLWFKTNTKLGKLYLEREEYGKLQKILRQLHQSCQTDDGEDDLKKGTQLLEIYALEIQMYTAQKNNKKLKALYEQSLHIKSAIPHPLIMGVIRECGGKMHLREGEFEKAHTDFFEAFKNYDESGSPRRTTCLKYLVLANMLMKSGINPFDSQEAKPYKNDPEILAMTNLVSAYQNNDITEFEKILKTNHSNIMDDPFIREHIEELLRNIRTQVLIKLIKPYTRIHIPFISKELNIDVADVESLLVQCILDNTIHGRIDQVNQLLELDHQKRGGARYTALDKWTNQLNSLNQAVVSKLA
- the COPS2 gene encoding COP9 signalosome complex subunit 2 isoform X2; protein product: MSDMEDDFMCDDEEDYDLEYSEDSNSEPNVDLENQYYNSKALKEDDPKAALSSFQKVLELEGEKGEWGFKALKQMIKINFKLTNFPEMMNRYKQLLTYIRSAVTRNYSEKSINSILDYISTSKQMDLLQEFYETTLEALKDAKNDRLWFKTNTKLGKLYLEREEYGKLQKILRQLHQSCQTDDGEDDLKKGTQLLEIYALEIQMYTAQKNNKKLKALYEQSLHIKSAIPHPLIMGVIRECGGKMHLREGEFEKAHTDFFEAFKNYDESGSPRRTTCLKYLVLANMLMKSGINPFDSQEAKPYKNDPEILAMTNLVSAYQNNDITEFEKILKTNHSNIMDDPFIREHIEELLRNIRTQVLIKLIKPYTRIHIPFISKELNIDVADVESLLVQCILDNTIHGRIDQVNQLLELDHQKRGGARYTALDKWTNQLNSLNQAVVSKLA